ATTGATGTCGGGGATGTGAAGGAAGATACAAGAAACAAGAGACAGGAGAAGACGGGAAAAGTAATGAGTTGGCAATTGGCAAGGAGCAGTTGGCAAAATTTGCCAGAATCTTCTGATGGCCACGACTCGAGGCACCAATTTGACGATGCAACCATTTAGCAATTTAATCAACTTCCTACAGTCGTTCTGTTCTTAGCCTTCGCCTCAGTCTCATTTTAACAAGTTGGCAGTGGGCAAGAGGCAGCTTACTATATTGCAGAACCAAATTAAAGGGAGAAAGATTTAGTAAAACAATTTCTCCCGCATTCTGCTGGAACAGTTGGCAAGTCATATAAGCCAAGGCTTGTAGAAAAATATAATGGTCACCAATGGATATAAAGTTGGGAATAGGTAATGCTCAGTTGGTAATCGGTGTTACGCGGAATTAACAGCAGTAAACAGTTAAAAAGTAAAAGCAATTTTGCCTGAAAAAAAGCCTGGCCTGTAATTTTGAATTAATTTTTCCGGCAAAACCCAAAAAACAAAACAATGAGGAAGACCTTAGCTACAGGTAACCCGATACCCGAGACTCGGGACGCGAAACTCGGGACTCGGGACTCAAGACCCGGGACTCGAGCCACCTATCCTACCATTAAATATAAAAGGCTCAATCTTTTCTATTGTACATCTTTTGATATCAGGATGACTGGGATTAAGCAAATAATTATATTCATTTTTCACTACAGCAGACGGGACTTTTAAAACAAGATGGCGATTTTCTTTCAAAAACCTCGTGCCAAATTCCATCGTTTCCTTTTTATAAAAGTTGTAGGGCTCAGAAACATTCCAGCCGGAAACCTGGATATGACCGGGAACTTCTTTTATTTCTATATCATCAGGTATATTGATGGTCACCACTACCAAGTCTGAGGGTATATTTCGGTAGTCGGTTATATGGACAAATCTTTCCCAAGCTGCAAGAGATATACTTTCAGAAGCATAAATCACTCCGTTACCTTT
This DNA window, taken from Bacteroidales bacterium, encodes the following:
- a CDS encoding RES family NAD+ phosphorylase, producing the protein MRVFRITKKTYAKDLEGKGGLFASGRWHRKGNGVIYASESISLAAWERFVHITDYRNIPSDLVVVTINIPDDIEIKEVPGHIQVSGWNVSEPYNFYKKETMEFGTRFLKENRHLVLKVPSAVVKNEYNYLLNPSHPDIKRCTIEKIEPFIFNGRIGGSSPGS